From Cryptococcus neoformans var. grubii H99 chromosome 6, complete sequence:
AACGGATGGAAGTATATGGAATGTGGATAGGAGTCGTTTATGGTTAATGGATCACAAGAAATACCTGTGGCAATAAGGCATTAGCATGTGCGCCAGTGTACATTTGAGTAAGAGCATAGCACCCACCTGTCTCCAAAGTCACCAAGACCAGGGACAATGTATGAATGGTCGTCAAGGCCCTCGTCCACCCAAGCAGTAATCTACATAGACAAGATATTAGCTACGACACTCGGGATCAAGATCAAGTGTCCATACAATAGTAAGCTTGGGGAAGCGAGTGCAAACTTTGTTGATGCCCTCAGGCGAAGCAATCTATCGTACGTCAAAAATGGTTCGGAACAGAGAACGATGGGCCACGCACCAAGTTCAAAAAGAgtatcttctcctcttgaaCACCATGGTCAAGAAGAACCTCGATGGCCTTGATACACGAACCTCCCGTAGCTTGATCGCCATGCTTAGCTGCGAACTTTCACAGTATGATATGTAGATTATCTTACCAAGCATAGGGTctagaagaaggatataCCGTTGAGCAATGTCATCGGGCAACTTAGCATACTGCACATGTCTGTTAGCTCATTTTCCAAGCGCTTATGAAACAATGAGTCACGTACGAAAAGCTTGGGTAGAGCTGTCTCCTCATCCTGCAACGAATATTGTGGTAAACATCATTGAAAGggtaaaaaaaaaaaaaagatgaagagcaaCGAACCCTTTGTATAAGAATCTGAAAGGTGGGTGTGTACCCATGCGGTCAGCACCAAAATGTCAAATGGTTGCGAAAGACCTTTGCTGACTAACCTTCCCAATTCGCACTGCAATACTGTGCATTAGTATGATGTAATGCACCATTGTAAACATAGTGCGGAAACCATTAAACACTCACCGGAACGACAGCAATCACGAAGACCCGCTTCCATTGCCTAACATAAACTATTTTAGCCCTCTAACAGTGATCATTGGGGGAGATATCATGGACGCTTACCTCTCCAGCTATAACAGGTCGATATCAGCACTTAAACTCAGTGATTGGCTCGGCACATGTGCATGAGATCAGATCTCCAGGCTACCGCCGCATTGGTTTTGAAACTTACCTCGCATGATCGACACTCCGCAAATCCTCCCTTGGAAAGCCACACCTTCAAATTCACGGCCAACAGGAGTGACAACTTTTTTAGGGAGCACGGGAAGGTGGTTGAGACCTGCCAAACCAGATTAGTGCTTGAATTTCTATCGTCGCTCCCCGTCTTTGATATTGTAAAGCAACTCTCTGGAATGGACAAGCTTTTTGAAAGATGTCATTCGAaaactcaccttcctctACAAGCAATCTGATAATCCTATCTGAAGTACTATCCCAGGAAGGGTAAGTAAATCCCAACTAATAATTGCTATTGAAGATACACGCGTCACTCACAAGACAAAGTCACCCCTATGATACCATTATTATGATTTCCAAATCGAAAAGAGTATGATAGTACGGAGCGGAGCTTACCTTTGGGTAGTCTCATCGCGAATAATAGTGAGGAGCGACTGAAGTTGAGAGGTGGGGGGGAGGACAAAGGCGTTACCGGGGAGCTCGGCCTTGTGGATATTGCTTCCAGATGCAGGGAGACAAGTCGTGATGTTGGACATATTGCAAACAGCAAAACTGGAGAAGGGCAGCGAGGCTAGCGGAAAGCGAGGATAGAGGCGGATGAAGGGGGGAGAAGCTTCGGTTGGATAAGCTGCTCTGACAGAATCCGAAAATCCTTTTGGAGAATCCTCCGGCCTCGTTCATGGCTGTGTGCCTTGGCTTCTCCATTAATAATAAAACTTGTCCTTTCAATCAGCAATCCAGTCACGTGATCAATCCACCTGTGATCCGATTATATCGGTCAATTATTGCGCCTTCGGCCATATCCGACTAGTTTTTGGCAAATGTTACCCAGACCACCGAAAGCACCTAGTACTCTAATCGTCGGCCATTCATTAGCCTATTATTCCCATATATCACCCTCTATAATCAATACGACTCTCGAAAAGAGTGCAAGGAGATTTAGTATCAGACTTTTCCCCGTACGATATCTGGGGTTATCAAACTTCTACTTGTAGAATAAAACTCGGGGTGACTTCTTGTTCGCCGACTTTATTGTCGAGTTAGGTGGAAAGCAATACCGACTTCACTGGCAAAAGACTACCAGCAACCTTCACAAGTAAAGCTGTACTATTCCTCATGACAATCATTGCCGGATCATCgcaatcatcttctcttaGATATCTTGAAACACCGATGGTTGCCAACAAAGAGACATCATCAGAAGATATTGCGCCTAGCGAAGTACgattggaagaggacaaATATGGACGAAGAGATAGCGACACAACTATAGTGTCCAGGGAGAATGTAGGAAAATTGAGCAACAGTCGGAAGCATGGTAAAGGATTGACAGAGGGTGATAATGGTTAGTACCCACCGTATCATCTAAGTTCAAAGTACAGTGAACTGATATACGCTCGTAAAAGAGGTTCCGGACTTGCCAAAAAATAACTTGGCTTTGGTGATGCCTGCGTGAGTATTTAAATTTGCCACAAGGCGTAGGCTGACCCTGTATACGATTAGTCTTGGCTTAGTAATTTTCCTGGCAGCCTTGGATCAAACGGTAAGCTTCTCAGTCGATCCACCGCACTGTCACTAATGAGTCCTTCCAAATAGATTGTTGCAACGGCGCTTCCTACCATCGCGGAGGATCTCAACACATCACCCTCTGAGTACTCGTGGGTGGGCACGGTATGTAACCGCCAGACTGAATGACGCAATTGCTGAAACAATCTTTGGTAGGCCTACATGCTTTCCTCGACGGTCCAGACTCCTTTCAATGGTCGTGTCTCAGACATCATTGGTAGGAAGCCAATGCTGTACGCCGCTATTGTGATCTTTACCGTCTTTTCTGCACTATGCGGTGCCGCTAAAAGCTCGAGCTGGTTGATTATCGCCAGAGCATTTCAAGGCCTCGGCGGTGGATCTATCATTGGACTAACGTAGGCCACGGAATTCCATCTATCTCCAATAGTGTTCGCTAACAATCATCACATCCCAGCTCCATTGTCGTCTGTAAGCTTGGCTCTTGACCTACATCGATACACAAAATTGCTGACGTCTGCTCAGCGGATATTGTCCCCCTTGAAAAGCGGGGAGCATATCAAGGGATTTTGGGATCTTCATGGGGCATAGCTGCGGTAATATTAACGTCAGGTTTCCACTATAACTGTCTCTAATCAAAGTGCTTGCAGGTACTGGGTCCTCTGCTTGGTGGAGTTCTCACCGAAAAAGCAtcttggtgagtttttAGACAGTGAAATAAACAAGAGTTCTCGATTAAGATAATGCAATTGCAGGAGATGGTGTTTTTGTAAGAGCGTTGCTATATGTCTAACGATCAAACATTATTAATATCTCAATAAAGACATCAACCTTCCCACGTCTGGACTTGCACTCGTGCTTCTCATGTTTACTCTCAAACTCAATCCTAGCCGCAAGCTTACATTCAAACAACTCTCAGCCACTTTCGACTTTGTGGGACTGTGAGTAATGTCAGTTATAGTACCACTACTAGCTTATTAAGCGGTTACAGAGCTCTTTTACTTATTTCATGCGCTCTTCTTATTATTGGCTTTTCTCGAGCAGCTGATTACGGCTTTGATACCCCGGCTTCATACGGCATTATAATCGCAGGCGCTGTTGTTTTTGTCGCCGCTGTTATCAACTTTTTAATCACTAAACGTAACGCTATCATACCCTCAAGAATGTTCAAGAACAGGACAA
This genomic window contains:
- a CDS encoding uracil phosphoribosyltransferase, with product MSNITTCLPASGSNIHKAELPGNAFVLPPTSQLQSLLTIIRDETTQRGDFVFTSDRIIRLLVEEGLNHLPVLPKKVVTPVGREFEGVAFQGRICGVSIMRAGEAMEAGLRDCCRSVRIGKILIQRDEETALPKLFYAKLPDDIAQRYILLLDPMLATGGSCIKAIEVLLDHGVQEEKILFLNLIASPEGINKVCTRFPKLTIITAWVDEGLDDHSYIVPGLGDFGDRYFL